A single Mixta calida DNA region contains:
- a CDS encoding tripartite tricarboxylate transporter TctB family protein yields MSDRIFAALWLALCLGGMVVAWQIHSEYSYEPVGPRPFPMGILGLMAICALLMLFRKPDVIHWPARSTFKRLVALAVMMMIYGWLFETLGFALCTTLLTFGIGLLFGARWWAAAISGVVMGVALFYAFDRLLEVTLPVGSWLS; encoded by the coding sequence ATGAGCGATCGTATTTTTGCAGCGCTGTGGCTTGCGCTCTGCCTTGGCGGCATGGTGGTAGCCTGGCAAATTCATAGCGAATACAGTTACGAACCGGTCGGCCCACGCCCGTTCCCTATGGGAATACTTGGTCTGATGGCGATCTGCGCTCTGCTGATGCTGTTTCGCAAACCCGACGTTATTCACTGGCCCGCCCGCAGCACGTTTAAACGTTTAGTGGCGCTGGCGGTGATGATGATGATTTACGGCTGGCTGTTTGAAACCCTGGGCTTCGCGCTTTGCACTACGCTGCTGACGTTTGGCATCGGCCTGCTGTTCGGCGCGCGTTGGTGGGCGGCGGCGATTTCCGGCGTGGTAATGGGCGTGGCGTTATTTTATGCCTTTGACAGGCTGCTGGAAGTGACACTTCCGGTCGGCAGCTGGCTGAGTTAA
- a CDS encoding Bug family tripartite tricarboxylate transporter substrate binding protein, which translates to MERKMKIITALTSTLMALSVSTAFAAEAPSRTECIAPAKPGGGFDLTCKLLQVSLQETKQISSPMRVTYMPGGVGAVAYNAIIAQRPAEAGTVVAFSGGSLLNLSQGKFGRYSVDDVKWLAAVGTDYGMVAVRDDAPWKTLGELMTAMKNDPTKVVVGAGASIGSQDWMKTALLASKAGIDPRKMRYVAFEGGGEPVTALLGNHIQVVSGDMSEMVPHLQAGKLRVLAVMSDKRLPGKLASVPTAKEQGFDVEWPIIRGFYLGPKVSEADYQWWEETFKKLVNTPEFQKQRDMRGLFEFNLFGKELDSYVKTQVADYREKAKSFGLAK; encoded by the coding sequence ATGGAGCGAAAGATGAAAATTATAACGGCCCTGACCTCAACCCTGATGGCCCTTTCCGTTTCAACCGCCTTTGCGGCAGAAGCGCCCTCACGTACCGAATGTATCGCCCCCGCTAAACCGGGCGGCGGTTTCGACCTGACCTGTAAGCTGCTACAGGTCTCGCTACAGGAAACGAAACAGATCTCCTCGCCGATGCGCGTTACCTATATGCCCGGCGGCGTGGGCGCAGTGGCCTATAACGCGATTATTGCGCAGCGTCCGGCCGAAGCGGGCACCGTCGTCGCCTTTTCAGGCGGCTCGCTGCTGAATCTCTCGCAGGGCAAATTTGGCCGCTACTCCGTCGATGACGTTAAGTGGCTGGCTGCGGTCGGCACCGATTACGGCATGGTCGCGGTCCGTGATGACGCCCCGTGGAAAACGCTGGGCGAGCTGATGACGGCGATGAAAAATGATCCGACCAAAGTCGTGGTCGGCGCCGGCGCTTCGATTGGCAGTCAGGACTGGATGAAAACCGCGCTGCTGGCCAGCAAGGCGGGCATCGATCCGCGCAAAATGCGCTATGTCGCTTTTGAAGGCGGCGGCGAACCGGTCACCGCCCTGCTCGGCAACCATATTCAGGTGGTATCCGGCGATATGAGCGAAATGGTGCCGCATCTGCAAGCCGGCAAGCTGCGCGTGCTGGCGGTCATGTCTGATAAGCGCCTGCCAGGGAAGCTGGCCAGCGTGCCGACCGCCAAAGAGCAAGGCTTTGACGTCGAATGGCCAATTATCCGCGGCTTTTATCTGGGGCCGAAAGTCAGCGAGGCCGACTATCAGTGGTGGGAAGAGACCTTTAAAAAGCTGGTCAATACCCCTGAATTCCAGAAGCAGCGTGATATGCGCGGCCTGTTTGAGTTCAACCTGTTTGGCAAAGAGCTCGACAGCTACGTAAAAACGCAGGTGGCGGATTACCGCGAAAAAGCGAAATCGTTTGGGCTGGCCAAATAA
- the tctD gene encoding transcriptional regulator TctD gives MRLLLVEDTVELARWLQKALTQKGFAVDWVANGVAADHMLHSEEYALVVLDVALPRMDGLEVLSRLRRRGQNMPVLLLTARGSLDDRVRGLNLGADDYLTKPFELDELEARLRALLRRSQNHSSQQQALGQLVLDAEGYFLLAEKPLALTPRESSILTTLMQRRGRPVSRQHLYEQTFTLADDVSPESIELYIHRVRKKLAGSDVAIVTLRGLGYTLETLT, from the coding sequence ATGCGTCTCTTACTGGTTGAAGATACGGTTGAGCTGGCGCGTTGGTTACAGAAGGCGCTGACGCAAAAAGGATTTGCTGTCGATTGGGTGGCGAACGGCGTCGCGGCAGACCATATGCTGCATAGCGAGGAGTACGCTCTGGTAGTGCTGGATGTGGCATTGCCCCGTATGGATGGCCTTGAGGTACTCTCACGGCTGCGGCGGCGCGGACAAAATATGCCGGTACTGCTGTTGACCGCGCGCGGATCGCTGGACGACAGGGTGCGCGGCCTTAATCTCGGCGCTGACGATTATCTGACCAAGCCCTTCGAGCTGGATGAGCTTGAAGCGCGGCTGCGGGCGCTGCTGCGGCGTAGCCAGAATCATTCATCACAGCAACAGGCGCTGGGGCAGTTAGTCCTTGATGCCGAAGGCTATTTTCTGCTGGCCGAGAAGCCGTTGGCCCTTACGCCGCGAGAAAGCAGCATCCTGACGACGCTGATGCAGCGACGCGGCAGGCCGGTTTCACGGCAGCATCTTTATGAACAAACCTTTACGCTCGCTGATGATGTCAGCCCGGAAAGCATTGAACTTTATATACACCGGGTACGTAAAAAACTGGCGGGAAGTGATGTGGCAATCGTAACGCTGCGTGGCCTTGGCTATACGCTGGAAACGCTAACGTGA
- a CDS encoding sensor histidine kinase, whose protein sequence is MRLIHSLRGELLAWLGAPLLLLWGLSVYTHYQSAVHAANQAYDRSLLASARTVAERLVVRNGHIEVDVPWVVLDSFERNMNDQLFYQVISPEGKTLSGYDDLPAIPPASAPSELYPALVHFYDARYRQQRIRVAALWQPVSEEGVNGMALVLVAETLNSRRAFADGLLHTALLSQTFLVLVTLLLAGLMLRRVLRPLRQLSRLLSRRDGSELTPLPSLPWSELQPLIIAFNRYLERLRSLLARQDRFSADAAHQLRTPLAILKTQVGVALSSDRPEQWQESLQGMRHTLDDTILLTDRLLQLARIKAHHGEELPRVSVDLAAILRDACFSSYTAARNKQIDLGYEGDEKCAVFGDAVLLGELCANLLDNAIKYTPDGGVITARLQAGRLAIEDSGPGISGTEQEKALQPFSRLDHGSTQPGAGIGLALVKDICAWHGATMTLERSPTLGGLRVVVTFTS, encoded by the coding sequence GTGAGGCTTATTCACTCTTTGCGCGGCGAACTGCTTGCCTGGCTCGGCGCGCCGCTGCTGCTGCTGTGGGGACTTTCGGTTTATACGCACTATCAAAGCGCTGTCCATGCGGCGAATCAGGCTTACGATCGCTCGTTACTGGCGTCGGCGCGAACCGTTGCTGAGCGGCTGGTGGTAAGAAATGGTCATATCGAAGTGGATGTGCCGTGGGTGGTGCTCGACAGTTTCGAGCGCAATATGAACGATCAGCTCTTTTATCAGGTGATTTCGCCGGAGGGCAAAACGCTGTCGGGCTACGACGATCTGCCAGCCATTCCGCCAGCCAGCGCGCCTTCAGAGCTCTATCCGGCGCTGGTGCATTTCTATGATGCGCGCTATCGCCAACAACGCATTCGGGTTGCCGCGCTCTGGCAGCCGGTGAGCGAGGAGGGCGTTAACGGCATGGCGCTGGTACTGGTGGCGGAAACGCTGAATTCCCGCCGCGCTTTTGCCGACGGTTTGCTGCATACCGCGCTGCTCAGCCAAACTTTTCTGGTTTTGGTGACGCTGCTGCTGGCGGGACTGATGCTGCGCCGGGTTTTGCGTCCACTGCGCCAGTTATCGCGTCTTCTGTCACGGCGCGACGGCAGTGAATTAACGCCGCTGCCTTCGTTGCCCTGGTCTGAACTGCAACCGTTGATTATCGCTTTTAACCGTTATCTTGAACGTTTGCGCAGCCTGCTGGCGCGGCAGGATCGTTTTAGCGCTGACGCCGCGCATCAGCTCCGCACGCCCCTGGCGATCCTGAAAACGCAGGTAGGCGTGGCGCTGAGCAGCGATCGTCCTGAACAGTGGCAGGAGAGTTTGCAGGGAATGCGGCATACGCTGGATGACACCATTCTGCTTACCGATCGGTTACTTCAGCTGGCGCGGATTAAGGCGCACCACGGCGAAGAACTGCCGCGCGTCAGCGTCGATTTAGCAGCAATTCTGCGTGACGCCTGTTTCAGCAGCTATACCGCCGCAAGAAATAAGCAGATCGACCTCGGCTATGAGGGGGATGAGAAATGTGCGGTATTTGGCGACGCGGTTTTACTTGGCGAACTGTGCGCGAATCTGCTGGATAATGCGATTAAGTATACGCCGGACGGCGGGGTCATTACGGCGCGTTTACAGGCGGGCAGGTTAGCGATCGAGGACAGCGGCCCAGGCATTTCCGGCACCGAGCAGGAAAAAGCCTTACAGCCGTTTTCCCGACTCGATCACGGCAGTACACAGCCCGGCGCGGGAATCGGTTTAGCTCTGGTGAAGGATATTTGCGCCTGGCACGGCGCGACGATGACGCTGGAACGTAGTCCGACGCTGGGCGGATTAAGGGTGGTGGTTACCTTTACAAGCTGA
- a CDS encoding DUF1493 family protein: MIDADAVEKRVYDIVRPWNGRSWLTFKMPSLNGDTSLNHTMNMDEEEAQDLLDEIFTEFNLKHADLDFSIYFPVKNRKDAKPLTINMLIESAKAGRWLYD, from the coding sequence ATGATAGATGCAGATGCTGTTGAAAAGCGGGTTTACGACATTGTCCGGCCGTGGAATGGACGCTCATGGCTGACATTTAAAATGCCTTCTTTAAATGGCGATACATCACTAAACCACACCATGAACATGGACGAAGAAGAGGCGCAGGATTTGCTTGATGAGATTTTTACTGAGTTTAATCTCAAACATGCCGATCTCGATTTCAGTATCTATTTTCCTGTGAAAAATCGTAAAGATGCAAAGCCACTGACCATCAACATGCTAATTGAATCTGCTAAAGCGGGTCGCTGGCTATATGATTAA
- a CDS encoding WapI family immunity protein has product MIEIVSGSRILRLSPFERQNTPEAPEYDWIRTYVEYQLPELKTQYQASFCVGELTDFRRNMVSFYRGLIDGSRPPEVIFKSTENQLNLHFVPMPGNSVAVDLTLRPENPAESVIVKDSFGIDESYFPALLSGLDEMINWQN; this is encoded by the coding sequence ATGATAGAAATCGTAAGTGGTTCAAGGATATTACGTCTTTCGCCATTCGAAAGGCAAAATACCCCAGAAGCCCCTGAATATGACTGGATAAGAACATACGTTGAATATCAACTTCCTGAGTTGAAGACACAATATCAGGCATCATTTTGTGTCGGGGAACTGACTGATTTTAGAAGAAATATGGTTTCTTTTTATCGGGGGTTGATTGATGGGAGCAGACCACCTGAGGTGATCTTTAAAAGCACAGAAAATCAGTTAAATTTGCATTTTGTTCCTATGCCTGGAAATTCTGTCGCAGTGGATTTAACGCTCAGGCCTGAAAATCCGGCGGAAAGTGTTATCGTAAAAGATTCTTTTGGCATAGATGAGAGCTACTTCCCAGCGTTGTTGTCCGGCCTTGACGAGATGATTAACTGGCAGAACTGA
- a CDS encoding LLM class flavin-dependent oxidoreductase, whose product MKKIGFLSFGHWGASFQSATRSAADALQQSIELAVAAEELGADGAWFRVHHFARQLSAPFPLLAAIGARTKRIEIGTGVIDMRYENPFYMAEDAGVADLISNGRLQLGISRGSPEQVIDGWRYFGYQPQEGESDADMGRRHAEVLLDVLRGEGFAKPNPQPMFANPPGLLRPEPFSEGLRERIWWGSGSNATAIWAAKLGMHLQSSTLKDDETGEAFHIQQAKQIRAWRAAWLEAGHARVGRVSVSRSIFPLINNQDRAYFGASREEGDQVGYLDEKTRAIFGRSYAAEPERLIAQLKQDEAIAEADTLLLTIPNQLGVDYCAHVIEAVLTQVAPELGWR is encoded by the coding sequence ATGAAAAAAATCGGATTCCTGTCGTTTGGCCACTGGGGAGCCTCGTTCCAGTCGGCGACGCGCAGCGCGGCGGATGCGCTACAGCAATCGATCGAGCTGGCGGTCGCGGCTGAAGAACTTGGCGCGGATGGCGCCTGGTTTCGCGTGCATCATTTCGCCCGTCAGCTCAGCGCGCCGTTTCCGCTGCTGGCGGCGATTGGTGCACGCACCAAACGTATTGAGATCGGCACCGGCGTGATTGATATGCGCTATGAAAATCCGTTTTATATGGCGGAGGACGCGGGCGTGGCGGATCTGATCAGCAACGGACGTTTGCAGTTGGGGATCAGTCGCGGCTCGCCGGAGCAGGTGATCGACGGCTGGCGCTATTTTGGCTATCAGCCGCAGGAGGGCGAAAGCGATGCGGATATGGGACGCCGCCATGCTGAAGTATTGCTGGACGTATTGCGCGGCGAAGGATTCGCCAAACCCAATCCGCAGCCGATGTTCGCTAATCCGCCCGGACTGCTACGACCGGAGCCGTTTTCCGAAGGACTGCGCGAGCGTATCTGGTGGGGATCGGGTTCTAACGCCACGGCGATATGGGCGGCGAAGCTGGGCATGCATCTGCAAAGCTCGACCCTGAAGGATGATGAAACCGGCGAAGCGTTTCATATTCAACAGGCGAAACAGATCCGCGCCTGGCGCGCCGCCTGGTTGGAAGCGGGACATGCGCGCGTGGGGCGCGTTTCGGTTAGTCGCAGCATCTTCCCGTTGATCAATAATCAAGACCGCGCTTATTTTGGCGCCAGCAGAGAAGAGGGCGATCAGGTCGGTTATCTGGACGAGAAGACGCGCGCCATCTTTGGCCGCAGCTACGCCGCCGAACCGGAACGCCTGATCGCGCAGCTGAAGCAGGATGAAGCGATCGCCGAGGCGGACACGCTGTTGCTGACGATTCCCAATCAGCTTGGCGTCGATTACTGCGCTCATGTGATTGAAGCGGTATTAACGCAGGTCGCGCCGGAACTGGGCTGGCGTTAG
- the tyrP gene encoding tyrosine transporter TyrP: MRNRTFGSIFIVAGTTIGAGMLAMPLAAAGVGPGVTLLLLVSLWALMCYTALLLVEVYQHASADTGLGTLTRRYLGRPGQWLTGFSMLFLMYALTAAYISGAGELLAASLSEWFSVSISTSGGVLLFTLIAGSVVCIGTHMVDMFNRVLFSAKIILLVVMLALMMPHIHRTNLLTLPLEKGLVLSAIPVIFTSFGFHGSVPSVISYMNGDLRKLRWVFITGSAIPLVAYLFWQLATLGAINADAFSALLAHHAGLNGLLQAIRTVVASPHVELAVHLFADLALATSFLGVSLGLFDYLADLCKRNGNVTGRLQSGLLTFLPPLAFALFYPQGFVLALGYAGVALAVLALIIPVMLVWRSRKQHGVAAYKVMGGSPLLILVFLCGIGVIAIQALIALGWLPEVG, translated from the coding sequence GTGAGGAATCGCACTTTTGGCAGTATTTTTATTGTTGCAGGCACCACCATCGGCGCAGGCATGTTGGCGATGCCGTTAGCCGCCGCTGGCGTGGGTCCCGGCGTCACGCTGCTGTTGCTGGTCAGCCTGTGGGCGTTAATGTGCTATACCGCGCTGCTTCTGGTTGAAGTTTATCAGCACGCATCGGCAGATACCGGCCTGGGTACCCTGACGCGCCGCTATCTTGGACGTCCGGGCCAGTGGCTGACCGGCTTCAGCATGCTGTTTTTGATGTACGCGCTGACGGCCGCCTATATCAGCGGCGCTGGCGAGCTGCTGGCGGCAAGCCTGAGCGAGTGGTTTTCCGTTTCCATCTCCACCAGCGGCGGCGTGCTGCTGTTTACGCTGATTGCCGGCAGCGTGGTCTGTATTGGTACGCATATGGTCGATATGTTCAACCGCGTGCTGTTCAGCGCCAAAATCATTCTGCTGGTTGTGATGCTGGCGCTGATGATGCCGCATATTCATCGTACCAATCTGCTGACGCTGCCGCTGGAAAAAGGGCTGGTGCTGTCGGCGATCCCGGTGATTTTCACCTCCTTCGGCTTTCACGGCAGCGTACCCAGCGTTATCAGCTATATGAATGGCGACCTGCGCAAGCTGCGCTGGGTCTTTATTACCGGCAGCGCGATCCCGCTGGTCGCCTATCTCTTCTGGCAGCTGGCGACGCTGGGCGCGATCAACGCCGACGCCTTTAGCGCCCTGCTCGCCCATCACGCCGGGCTGAATGGACTGTTACAGGCGATCCGTACCGTCGTCGCTTCGCCGCACGTTGAGCTGGCGGTCCATCTGTTTGCCGATCTGGCGTTGGCCACCTCGTTCCTCGGCGTCTCTTTGGGCCTGTTCGATTATCTGGCGGATCTCTGTAAGCGTAACGGTAACGTTACAGGCCGACTACAAAGCGGCCTGCTGACTTTTCTGCCGCCGCTCGCCTTCGCCCTGTTCTATCCGCAGGGTTTCGTGCTGGCGCTCGGCTATGCTGGCGTAGCGTTGGCGGTGCTGGCGTTAATCATTCCCGTGATGCTGGTATGGCGCAGCCGCAAGCAGCACGGCGTGGCGGCATACAAAGTGATGGGCGGCTCGCCCCTGCTGATATTGGTCTTTCTCTGCGGGATCGGCGTGATCGCTATTCAGGCGCTGATCGCGCTGGGTTGGCTGCCTGAGGTGGGATAA
- a CDS encoding SDR family oxidoreductase has product MNPSNNVNVWFITGAARGIGLSLARQALAQGDAVVATSRTLASLQQALGKESATLLALEVDLCDESSVRTAIEKAISKFGRIDRVVNNAGYGQQGTIEALSDDELRRNFDVNVFAPLHVLRYALPHLRRQRSGHIFNVASIVGFQGGYAGWGSYVGSKFAIAGITETLAAEVAELGIKATVVYPGPVRTGFLSQESLAVARNRIADYTEAQASLDLHLNSLDGKQAGDPEKVAALILQTATAETPPVHLFVGAIANTLAEQKMRAARQDLEAWRTASDATDFAH; this is encoded by the coding sequence ATGAATCCATCAAATAACGTCAACGTCTGGTTTATCACTGGCGCCGCACGCGGTATCGGACTGTCGCTGGCGCGTCAGGCGCTGGCCCAGGGAGACGCCGTGGTCGCCACATCGCGCACCCTTGCCAGCTTGCAACAGGCGCTGGGTAAAGAGAGCGCGACCCTGCTGGCGCTGGAAGTCGATCTTTGCGATGAGTCGAGCGTGCGAACGGCCATAGAGAAAGCTATCAGCAAGTTTGGCCGCATTGACCGCGTAGTCAATAACGCTGGTTATGGTCAGCAGGGCACGATCGAAGCATTAAGCGATGACGAACTGCGGCGCAACTTTGACGTTAACGTTTTCGCGCCGCTGCATGTATTGCGTTATGCCTTGCCGCATTTGCGACGTCAGCGTAGCGGACACATCTTTAACGTGGCGTCAATTGTCGGCTTTCAGGGTGGCTATGCGGGTTGGGGCAGCTATGTCGGCAGCAAATTCGCCATCGCCGGAATAACGGAAACGCTGGCGGCTGAAGTGGCTGAATTGGGGATTAAGGCTACCGTCGTTTATCCGGGGCCGGTGCGGACGGGCTTTTTATCTCAGGAGAGTCTGGCCGTTGCCCGCAACAGGATAGCCGATTACACCGAGGCTCAGGCCTCACTCGATCTTCATCTCAATAGCCTGGACGGGAAACAGGCGGGCGATCCTGAGAAGGTGGCCGCGCTCATCTTGCAGACGGCTACCGCTGAGACGCCGCCGGTGCATCTGTTTGTTGGCGCCATTGCCAACACGCTTGCAGAACAGAAGATGCGGGCTGCGCGTCAGGATCTCGAAGCCTGGCGCACGGCTTCCGACGCCACTGACTTTGCTCATTAA
- a CDS encoding SDR family oxidoreductase has protein sequence MKSYDVNASKVILLTGASSGIGEATARHLALQGHRLIAGARRTDRLAALCDELRAQGATIDTLELDVTQPHSVQKMADFAMEKYGKIDVLVNNAGVMPLSPLSALKIDEWNQMIDVNIKGVLHGIAAVLPVMERQKQGQVINIASIGAHAVSPTAAVYCASKYAVWAISDGLRQESDYLRVTVICPGVVESELADHITDDVARDAMREFRRVALPPQAIAQAIGYAVEQPDGVDVSEIIVRPTASPY, from the coding sequence GTGAAATCTTACGACGTAAACGCATCCAAAGTTATTTTACTGACCGGCGCCAGCAGCGGTATTGGCGAGGCGACGGCCCGACATCTGGCCTTACAGGGGCATAGGCTGATCGCCGGCGCGCGCCGCACCGATCGGCTTGCCGCTCTGTGCGATGAGCTGCGGGCGCAGGGCGCGACTATCGATACGCTTGAACTGGACGTTACCCAGCCGCACAGCGTGCAGAAGATGGCCGATTTCGCCATGGAGAAATACGGGAAAATCGATGTGCTGGTGAATAACGCTGGCGTGATGCCGCTTTCGCCGCTCTCGGCGCTGAAAATCGATGAATGGAATCAGATGATCGACGTCAATATCAAAGGTGTACTGCACGGCATCGCAGCGGTACTGCCGGTCATGGAGCGGCAGAAACAGGGGCAGGTGATCAATATTGCCTCTATCGGCGCCCATGCGGTTTCCCCGACTGCGGCGGTCTACTGCGCCAGTAAATATGCCGTATGGGCGATTTCCGACGGGCTGCGTCAGGAGAGCGATTACCTGCGCGTGACGGTTATCTGTCCGGGCGTGGTGGAGTCGGAACTGGCGGATCACATCACCGACGACGTGGCGCGCGACGCCATGCGCGAGTTTCGCCGCGTCGCGCTGCCGCCGCAGGCTATCGCCCAGGCGATTGGCTATGCCGTTGAGCAGCCGGACGGCGTCGACGTCAGTGAAATCATTGTGCGTCCTACCGCCAGCCCCTATTAA
- a CDS encoding AraC family transcriptional regulator, producing the protein MFVPASVQQKEMIDLIKQLAPHEGYTRTLLESVRLMRADHPLGRTPVLYEPSIVIVCQGSKRGYVADRIFSYDAQHYLVLSVPLPFSTETFASKEEPLLAISVRLNMTSIADLVLEVDRQASGAMADPMGIVSTPLDGALADTALRLLRALTDSLEARVLGPGIVRELCFRVLTGVQGGAIRAALASHGSFGRIARALKRIHDDYAQALDVGLLSGEVGMSIPTFHAHFKTVTGTSPVQYIKSVRLHQARLLMIRDNLTAAGAAVRVGYESPSQFNREFKRTFGRTPGEEAREMKMLFALMPITQLEGIAATH; encoded by the coding sequence ATGTTTGTTCCTGCCTCCGTTCAGCAAAAAGAGATGATCGATCTGATTAAGCAGCTTGCGCCCCATGAAGGCTATACGCGCACGCTGCTGGAAAGCGTGCGCCTGATGCGCGCCGATCATCCTTTAGGGCGCACGCCGGTGCTGTATGAGCCGAGCATTGTGATCGTCTGTCAGGGAAGCAAGCGCGGTTATGTGGCGGACAGGATCTTCTCCTATGACGCCCAGCACTATCTGGTGCTGTCGGTGCCCTTGCCTTTTTCGACCGAAACCTTCGCCAGCAAAGAGGAGCCGCTGCTGGCGATTTCAGTGCGGCTCAATATGACCTCGATAGCGGATCTGGTATTAGAGGTCGATCGACAGGCCAGCGGCGCGATGGCCGATCCGATGGGGATTGTGTCCACGCCGCTTGACGGCGCGCTTGCCGACACCGCTCTGCGCCTGCTGCGGGCGCTGACCGATTCTCTTGAGGCGCGAGTGCTGGGGCCGGGAATTGTCAGAGAGCTTTGCTTTCGCGTCCTGACCGGCGTACAGGGCGGCGCAATACGGGCCGCCTTAGCCAGTCACGGCAGCTTTGGCCGCATCGCGCGCGCCCTGAAGCGCATTCATGACGACTATGCGCAGGCGCTGGATGTCGGTCTGCTGTCGGGCGAAGTGGGCATGAGCATTCCCACCTTCCACGCCCATTTTAAAACCGTCACCGGCACTTCGCCCGTACAGTACATAAAATCGGTTCGCCTGCACCAGGCGCGGCTGCTGATGATCCGCGATAACCTGACGGCGGCGGGCGCGGCCGTGCGCGTCGGTTATGAAAGCCCTTCGCAGTTCAACCGGGAGTTCAAGCGCACCTTCGGGCGAACGCCCGGCGAAGAGGCGCGCGAAATGAAAATGCTTTTTGCGCTGATGCCGATAACGCAGCTGGAAGGCATTGCCGCCACCCACTAG
- a CDS encoding nitroreductase family protein: MNPVIETLITHRSDRSYLDKAIPDAVLDDIILSAYRAPTSVHSQQVSVIVTRDKATKAKIAELAGGQPWIAQAPVFITFVLDMHKTREAMALIGEQQIAHESIESIVSGSTDVGIALASAMAAARAQGLGVVPIGGMRRSPAAFIELFNLPPLTFPLVGMALGYVDRPADLKPRLPLSTFRHEEKYQTEGMVEQIAQFNDELEQHWKTINRDGGENWSHTVANYYKNIYFPDVLPALVKQGFGKDK, encoded by the coding sequence ATGAATCCGGTTATTGAAACACTGATCACTCATCGCAGCGATCGTAGCTATCTTGATAAAGCAATTCCTGATGCCGTTCTGGATGACATTATCCTTTCTGCGTACCGCGCCCCGACCTCGGTTCACTCGCAGCAGGTGTCGGTGATCGTCACGCGCGACAAAGCGACCAAAGCGAAAATCGCCGAGCTGGCAGGCGGCCAGCCCTGGATCGCGCAGGCGCCGGTCTTTATTACTTTTGTGCTGGATATGCATAAAACCCGTGAAGCGATGGCGCTGATTGGCGAACAGCAGATCGCCCACGAAAGTATTGAAAGCATCGTCTCCGGCAGCACCGATGTCGGCATTGCGCTGGCGTCCGCGATGGCGGCGGCGCGCGCGCAGGGCCTCGGCGTGGTGCCGATCGGCGGTATGAGAAGAAGTCCGGCGGCGTTTATTGAGCTGTTCAATCTGCCGCCGCTGACGTTCCCGCTGGTGGGTATGGCGCTGGGCTATGTCGATCGTCCTGCCGACCTGAAGCCGCGTCTGCCGCTCTCTACTTTCCGTCATGAAGAGAAATATCAGACTGAAGGTATGGTGGAACAGATTGCTCAGTTCAACGACGAGCTGGAACAGCACTGGAAAACCATCAACCGCGATGGCGGCGAGAACTGGAGCCATACCGTAGCCAACTACTACAAAAACATCTACTTCCCGGACGTGCTGCCTGCGCTGGTGAAGCAGGGCTTCGGCAAAGATAAATAA